The following are from one region of the Peromyscus leucopus breed LL Stock chromosome 18, UCI_PerLeu_2.1, whole genome shotgun sequence genome:
- the LOC114704783 gene encoding retinol dehydrogenase 16, giving the protein MWLYLVVLLGLWNLLRLFRERQVVSHLQDKHVFITGCDSGFGNLLARQLDRRGMRVLAACLTENGAEELRSKTSDRLETVILDVTKTESVVAATQWVKEHVGNRGLWGLVNNAGISTPSGPNEWLTKQDFARILDVNLLGMIEVTLSMLPLVRKARGRVVNVSSVMGRVSFFGGGYCISKHGVEAFSDSLRRELSYFGVKVAIIEPGGFKTCVTSSDRLSSSVKMVWDQASSEVKEVYGEKFLSSYLSVINLLDQNCSEDLSLVTDCMEHALTSCHPRTRYSAGWDAKLLFLPVSYLPTFLVDAVAYWTSTKPDKAL; this is encoded by the exons ATGTGGCTCTACCTGGTGGTTCTCCTGGGCCTGTGGAACCTCCTGCGCTTGttcagggagaggcaggtggtgAGCCATCTCCAAGACAAGCATGTCTTCATCACGGGCTGTGACTCGGGCTTTGGGAACCTGCTGGCCAGACAGCTGGACAGGAGAGGCATGAGGGTGCTGGCTGCATGTCTCACAGAAAAtggagctgaggagctgaggagcaAGACATCAGACAGGCTGGAGACGGTGATCCTCGATGTCACCAAGACAGAGAGTGTTGTGGCAGCcactcagtgggtgaaggagcATGTTGGGAACAGAG gactctggggccTGGTCAACAACGCTGGCATCTCCACCCCCTCGGGTCCCAATGAGTGGCTGACCAAGCAGGACTTTGCAAGGATACTGGATGTGAACCTGTTGGGCATGATCGAGGTGACCCTGAGCATGCTGCCCTTAGTGAGGAAGGCAAGGGGCCGTGTGGTCAACGTCTCCAGCGTCATGGGCAGAGTGTCTTTCTTTGGTGGTGGTTACTGCATCTCCAAGCATGGTGTAGAGGCCTTCTCGGACTCCCTCAG GAGGGAGCTCTCCTATTTTGGGGTGAAGGTGGCTATTATAGAGCCTGGAGGCTTCAAGACTTGTGTGACCAGCAGTGACAGGTTATCGTCAAGTGTGAAGATGGTGTGGGACCAGGCCAGCTCAGAAGTCAAAGAGGTCTATGGCGAGAAGTTTTTGTCATCCT ATCTGTCAGTGATAAACTTATTGGATCAAAACTGCAGTGAGGACCTCTCCTTGGTGACGGACTGCATGGAGCACGCGCTGACTTCCTGTCACCCTCGCACTCGGTACTCAGCTGGTTGGGATGCCAAGCTCTTGTTCCTTCCTGTGAGCTATCTGCCCACCTTTCTTGTGGACGCCGTAGCCTATTGGACATCCACAAAGCCTGACAAAGCGCTGTGA
- the LOC114704785 gene encoding retinol dehydrogenase 16-like isoform X1: MWLYLVVLLGLWNLLRLFRERKVVSHLQDKHVFITGCDSGFGNLLARQLDRRGMRVLAACLTENGAEELRSKTSDRLETVILDVTKTESIVAATQWVKERVGNRGLWGLVNNAGICIPLVPNEWLKKEDFAKVLDVNLLGMIDVTLSMLPLVRKARGRVVNVSSIMGRVSFSGGGPYPISKYGVEAFSDSLRRELSYFGVKVAIIEPGFFITAMANSDRLSSNMKMLWDQASSEVKEIYGENFLASFLSILKSLDQKCNEDLSLVTDCMEHALTSCHPRTRYSAGWDAKLFYLPMSYLPTFLVDAMTYWISIKPDKAL; this comes from the exons ATGTGGCTCTACTTGGTGGTTCTCCTGGGTCTATGGAACCTCCTGCGCTTGTTCAGGGAGAGGAAAGTGGTGAGCCATCTCCAAGACAAGCATGTCTTCATCACGGGCTGTGACTCGGGCTTTGGGAACCTGCTGGCCAGACAGCTGGACAGGAGAGGCATGAGGGTGCTGGCTGCATGTCTGACAGAAAAtggagctgaggagctgaggagcaAGACATCAGACAGGCTGGAGACGGTAATCCTCGATGTCACCAAGACAGAGAGTATTGTGGCAGCcactcagtgggtgaaggagcGTGTTGGGAACAGAG gactctggggccTGGTCAACAACGCTGGCATCTGCATCCCCTTGGTTCCCAATGAATGGCTGAAAAAAGAGGACTTTGCGAAGGTGCTGGATGTGAACCTGTTGGGCATGATCGACGTGACCCTGAGCATGCTGCCCTTAGTGAGGAAGGCAAGAGGCCGTGTGGTCAATGTCTCCAGCATCATGGGCAGAGTGTCTTTCTCTGGTGGTGGTCCTTACCCCATCTCCAAGTATGGTGTAGAGGCCTTCTCGGACTCCCTCAG GAGGGAGCTCTCCTATTTTGGGGTGAAGGTGGCTATAATAGAGCCTGGTTTCTTCATAACTGCTATGGCCAATAGTGACAGGTTATCATCAAATATGAAGATGCTGTGGGACCAGGCCAGCTCAGAGGTCAAAGAGATCTATGGCGAGAACTTCCTGGCATCAT TTCTGTCAATTCTAAAGTCACTGGACCAAAAGTGTAATGAGGACCTCTCCTTGGTGACAGACTGCATGGAGCACGCGCTGACTTCCTGTCACCCTCGCACTCGATACTCAGCTGGTTGGGATGCCAAGCTCTTCTACCTCCCCATGAGCTACCTGCCTACCTTTCTTGTGGATGCCATGACCTACTGGATATCCATAAAGCCTGACAAAGCTCTGTGA
- the LOC114704785 gene encoding retinol dehydrogenase 16-like isoform X2: MWLYLVVLLGLWNLLRLFRERKVVSHLQDKHVFITGCDSGFGNLLARQLDRRGMRVLAACLTENGAEELRSKTSDRLETVILDVTKTESIVAATQWVKERVGNRGLWGLVNNAGICIPLVPNEWLKKEDFAKVLDVNLLGMIDVTLSMLPLVRKARGRVVNVSSIMGRVSFSGGGPYPISKYGVEAFSDSLRRELSYFGVKVAIIEPGFFITAMANSDRLSSNMKMLWDQASSEVKEIYGENFLASYCMEHALTSCHPRTRYSAGWDAKLFYLPMSYLPTFLVDAMTYWISIKPDKAL; the protein is encoded by the exons ATGTGGCTCTACTTGGTGGTTCTCCTGGGTCTATGGAACCTCCTGCGCTTGTTCAGGGAGAGGAAAGTGGTGAGCCATCTCCAAGACAAGCATGTCTTCATCACGGGCTGTGACTCGGGCTTTGGGAACCTGCTGGCCAGACAGCTGGACAGGAGAGGCATGAGGGTGCTGGCTGCATGTCTGACAGAAAAtggagctgaggagctgaggagcaAGACATCAGACAGGCTGGAGACGGTAATCCTCGATGTCACCAAGACAGAGAGTATTGTGGCAGCcactcagtgggtgaaggagcGTGTTGGGAACAGAG gactctggggccTGGTCAACAACGCTGGCATCTGCATCCCCTTGGTTCCCAATGAATGGCTGAAAAAAGAGGACTTTGCGAAGGTGCTGGATGTGAACCTGTTGGGCATGATCGACGTGACCCTGAGCATGCTGCCCTTAGTGAGGAAGGCAAGAGGCCGTGTGGTCAATGTCTCCAGCATCATGGGCAGAGTGTCTTTCTCTGGTGGTGGTCCTTACCCCATCTCCAAGTATGGTGTAGAGGCCTTCTCGGACTCCCTCAG GAGGGAGCTCTCCTATTTTGGGGTGAAGGTGGCTATAATAGAGCCTGGTTTCTTCATAACTGCTATGGCCAATAGTGACAGGTTATCATCAAATATGAAGATGCTGTGGGACCAGGCCAGCTCAGAGGTCAAAGAGATCTATGGCGAGAACTTCCTGGCATCAT ACTGCATGGAGCACGCGCTGACTTCCTGTCACCCTCGCACTCGATACTCAGCTGGTTGGGATGCCAAGCTCTTCTACCTCCCCATGAGCTACCTGCCTACCTTTCTTGTGGATGCCATGACCTACTGGATATCCATAAAGCCTGACAAAGCTCTGTGA